A window of Candidatus Pantoea floridensis contains these coding sequences:
- a CDS encoding ABC transporter substrate-binding protein, with product MASSRFTARLRQTLALAVLAGCAFGAQAKIDQVRFAVDPTYPPFESKTPQGKLVGFDIDLGNALCEQMQTKCVWVESQFDGMIPALKARKFDAILSDMGITEERLKQIDFTVPLYDTHTQLIARKGSGLLPTAESLKGKTVGVEQGTVQERYALAKWQPHGVQVVPYGDQAQVESDLISGRLDVVFTDAAQAANGFLKHPQGKDFELAGPIVQDPIIGPGTAIGLRKGDTELKTALDNAFAEIKKNGTFDKIQKKYFATDISIQQ from the coding sequence ATGGCAAGTTCTCGTTTTACCGCCCGCCTGCGTCAGACGCTGGCGCTGGCTGTGCTGGCAGGTTGCGCATTCGGCGCACAGGCGAAAATTGATCAGGTGCGTTTCGCGGTTGATCCAACCTATCCCCCATTCGAATCCAAAACGCCGCAGGGCAAGCTGGTCGGTTTTGATATCGATCTCGGCAATGCGCTGTGCGAACAGATGCAAACCAAATGCGTCTGGGTAGAGAGCCAGTTCGATGGCATGATCCCGGCGCTAAAAGCGCGTAAGTTTGATGCCATTCTGTCTGATATGGGCATCACCGAAGAGCGCCTAAAGCAGATTGATTTCACCGTGCCGCTGTATGACACCCATACTCAACTGATTGCGCGTAAAGGTTCCGGCCTGCTGCCAACCGCCGAATCACTGAAAGGCAAAACCGTGGGCGTCGAGCAAGGCACGGTGCAGGAGCGTTATGCGCTCGCTAAATGGCAACCACACGGCGTGCAGGTGGTGCCTTACGGCGATCAGGCGCAGGTTGAGAGCGACTTGATTTCAGGCCGACTTGACGTGGTGTTCACCGATGCGGCACAGGCGGCCAATGGCTTCCTGAAGCATCCGCAGGGTAAAGATTTCGAACTGGCGGGCCCGATTGTGCAGGATCCGATTATCGGTCCAGGCACCGCCATTGGTTTGCGTAAAGGTGATACCGAACTGAAAACCGCGCTGGATAATGCTTTCGCGGAAATCAAAAAGAATGGTACCTTCGATAAGATTCAGAAAAAGTACTTCGCCACCGATATCTCCATTCAGCAGTAA
- the gndA gene encoding NADP-dependent phosphogluconate dehydrogenase, which yields MSKQQIGVVGMAVMGRNLALNIESRGYTVSIFNRSREKTDEVIAENHGKKLAPFYTVEEFVESLEKPRRILLMVQAGEATDKTIASLTPHLDKGDILIDGGNTFYKDTIRRNKELSDQGFNFIGTGVSGGEEGALKGPSIMPGGQKEAYELVAPILDKIAARAEDGEACVAYIGPNGAGHYVKMVHNGIEYGDMQLIAEAYALLKGALGLNNEELAETFTEWNNGELSSYLIDITKDIFTKKDEDGKYLVDVILDEAANKGTGKWTSQSSLDLGEPLSLITESVFARYLSSLKTQRVAASKVLSGPQAKAFTGDKAEFVEKVRRALYLGKIVSYAQGFSQLRAASEENNWDLHYGEIAKIFRAGCIIRAQFLQKITDAYANDADIANLLLDPYFKNIADEYQQALRDVVSYAIQNGIPTPTFSAAIAYYDSYRSEVLPANLIQAQRDYFGAHTYKRIDKDGVYHTEWL from the coding sequence ATGTCCAAGCAACAGATCGGCGTTGTAGGTATGGCAGTGATGGGGCGCAACCTGGCTCTTAACATTGAGAGCCGCGGTTACACTGTTTCAATCTTCAACCGTTCACGCGAAAAGACTGATGAAGTCATCGCTGAGAACCACGGTAAGAAACTCGCTCCTTTCTATACTGTTGAAGAGTTTGTTGAATCGCTGGAAAAACCACGTCGTATCCTGCTGATGGTACAGGCTGGTGAAGCAACTGATAAAACTATCGCTTCCCTGACTCCGCACCTGGATAAGGGCGATATCCTGATCGATGGCGGTAACACCTTCTATAAAGACACCATTCGTCGCAACAAAGAGCTTTCTGACCAGGGCTTCAACTTCATCGGTACCGGCGTTTCCGGTGGTGAAGAGGGCGCACTGAAAGGGCCATCTATCATGCCTGGTGGCCAGAAAGAAGCATATGAACTGGTTGCGCCTATTCTGGATAAGATCGCTGCGCGTGCGGAAGATGGCGAAGCTTGTGTGGCTTACATCGGCCCGAATGGCGCTGGTCACTATGTGAAGATGGTGCATAACGGCATCGAATACGGAGACATGCAGCTGATTGCAGAAGCCTATGCGCTGTTGAAAGGCGCGCTCGGTCTGAACAACGAAGAGCTGGCTGAAACCTTCACCGAGTGGAACAACGGCGAGCTGAGCAGCTACCTGATCGACATCACTAAAGATATCTTCACCAAGAAAGACGAAGACGGTAAATATTTGGTTGATGTGATTCTTGATGAAGCAGCGAATAAAGGTACCGGTAAATGGACCAGCCAGAGCTCACTGGATCTTGGTGAGCCGCTTTCACTGATCACTGAATCTGTATTTGCCCGTTATTTATCTTCCCTGAAAACCCAGCGCGTTGCGGCTTCCAAAGTATTGAGCGGCCCGCAGGCGAAAGCCTTCACTGGTGATAAAGCTGAGTTCGTAGAAAAAGTGCGTCGCGCTTTGTATCTGGGCAAAATCGTTTCTTACGCTCAGGGCTTCTCTCAGCTCCGCGCTGCATCGGAAGAGAACAACTGGGATCTGCATTACGGTGAGATTGCTAAAATCTTCCGTGCGGGTTGCATCATCCGTGCTCAGTTCCTGCAGAAAATCACTGATGCTTACGCGAACGATGCAGACATCGCTAACCTGCTGCTGGATCCATACTTCAAGAATATCGCTGATGAATACCAGCAGGCGTTGCGTGATGTTGTTTCTTATGCAATTCAGAATGGTATCCCGACGCCAACCTTCTCAGCGGCGATCGCTTATTACGATAGCTACCGTTCAGAAGTTCTGCCAGCTAACCTGATCCAGGCTCAGCGTGACTACTTCGGGGCGCATACTTATAAGCGCATCGATAAAGATGGCGTGTACCACACAGAATGGTTGTAA
- a CDS encoding GtrA family protein, whose protein sequence is MKLLKAVISSEFLRFALVGGVNTLLHAIILTCLMESVFINVVFANFFAFLIANVFSYFMNCNFTFKVRPGLRGYAKFLSSSLLALILTLAISALVGYMGYHYLIGFLFVILLVPVISYFMMKLWAFRN, encoded by the coding sequence ATGAAGTTGCTCAAGGCGGTTATTAGCAGTGAGTTTTTACGTTTTGCTTTAGTAGGGGGGGTAAATACACTTCTACATGCTATAATTTTAACATGTCTTATGGAGTCGGTATTCATAAATGTTGTTTTTGCTAATTTCTTCGCCTTCTTAATAGCTAATGTTTTTTCATATTTTATGAATTGCAATTTCACTTTCAAAGTTAGACCTGGGTTGAGAGGTTATGCGAAGTTTCTATCGTCATCGCTTTTGGCATTGATTCTTACACTAGCTATATCTGCCTTAGTTGGATATATGGGCTATCATTACTTAATAGGTTTTTTATTCGTTATTTTGTTAGTTCCAGTAATTTCTTATTTTATGATGAAGCTATGGGCTTTTAGAAATTAA
- a CDS encoding glycosyltransferase family 2 protein, which yields MSVSKKKISLIAPFYNEEKNAHLFFERVDKVFENIKEKYNYEVVCINDGSNDNTLNELIRLKNESFPMLKIINFSRNFGKEAAVTAGIDFADGDAFIPIDSDLQHPPELILEMINKWESGFDVILAKRKSRATDRKIQRVTANLFYSLSSKISHTNIPADVGDFRLFDKSVALELRKLRETNRFMKGLFAWVGFKTTYVEYNVEPRQHGKTSFNTWKLWNFALEAITSFSTIPLRIWSYIGVIISIFSMVYAVFLVVKTMFFGNPTPGYASLMVAILFFSGVQLIGIGILGEYIARISNEVRNRPIYIIKDIF from the coding sequence ATGAGCGTTTCAAAGAAAAAAATTTCCTTAATAGCACCTTTCTATAACGAAGAAAAAAATGCACATCTTTTTTTTGAACGTGTAGATAAAGTTTTCGAAAATATTAAAGAGAAATATAATTATGAAGTTGTGTGCATTAATGATGGAAGTAATGATAACACGCTAAATGAATTGATAAGATTAAAGAATGAATCATTCCCAATGTTGAAAATAATCAACTTCTCAAGAAACTTTGGTAAAGAAGCTGCTGTTACTGCGGGCATTGATTTTGCCGATGGAGATGCTTTTATCCCGATTGACTCTGATCTGCAACATCCTCCTGAATTAATTTTAGAAATGATAAATAAATGGGAGAGTGGGTTTGATGTTATCTTAGCCAAAAGGAAAAGCAGGGCTACAGACAGAAAAATACAAAGAGTAACTGCGAATTTATTCTATAGTTTATCAAGTAAAATTTCGCATACTAATATTCCTGCAGATGTTGGTGATTTCAGGTTGTTTGATAAATCTGTTGCGTTGGAATTGAGAAAGCTCAGAGAAACAAATCGATTTATGAAGGGTTTGTTTGCATGGGTTGGCTTTAAAACCACATATGTTGAATATAATGTTGAACCAAGACAACACGGTAAAACTAGTTTTAATACATGGAAATTATGGAATTTTGCACTTGAGGCTATCACGAGCTTCAGTACAATTCCCTTGAGGATATGGTCTTATATAGGTGTTATTATTTCCATTTTCTCAATGGTTTATGCTGTTTTTCTTGTTGTCAAAACTATGTTTTTTGGAAATCCTACGCCGGGATATGCCTCTCTAATGGTCGCAATTCTGTTCTTTTCGGGTGTCCAACTGATTGGGATAGGTATTCTAGGTGAATATATTGCCAGGATTTCTAATGAAGTTCGTAATAGGCCAATTTATATTATTAAAGATATATTCTAA
- a CDS encoding glycosyltransferase family 4 protein, protein MIKVLHCYKTYYPDTFGGIEQVIYQLAEGGVKEGIQSTVFTHSPNFDHKITKHASHSIYRVKALCELASTPFSFSAIKEFKELAKQADIIHYHFPYPYMDFMHFAAGIRKPSVVSYHSDIVKQKALLKLYTPLMNRFLKSVDRIIAASPNYVESSPILQQFKSKVEVIPYGLEKNFYHNNEPAIVAKWLARFPDGFFLFIGTFRYYKGLHILIEAAQNSRYPIVIVGAGPIEAELKAQAQHLKVDNIYFLGALEDSDKSALLQLCTCLVFPSHLRSEAFGISLLEGALYSKPLISSEIGTGTTYINIDRVTGLVVPPSNPKALREAMDRIWNHPEQAKTYGEAAHERFESLFTADRMIESYTNLYKSLLNI, encoded by the coding sequence ATGATTAAGGTTCTACATTGTTACAAGACCTACTATCCGGATACTTTTGGTGGTATCGAACAAGTTATTTATCAACTTGCTGAGGGTGGGGTAAAAGAAGGAATTCAATCAACCGTTTTTACCCATAGCCCTAATTTTGATCATAAAATTACCAAGCATGCAAGTCACTCTATTTATCGAGTAAAAGCACTTTGTGAATTAGCATCCACACCCTTCTCGTTTTCCGCAATAAAAGAATTTAAAGAACTTGCTAAGCAAGCAGATATCATTCATTACCATTTCCCGTACCCTTATATGGATTTTATGCATTTTGCAGCTGGAATTAGAAAACCGTCAGTGGTGAGCTATCATTCGGATATAGTAAAACAAAAAGCTTTACTAAAACTTTATACTCCACTGATGAATCGTTTTCTGAAAAGTGTTGACCGTATCATTGCTGCGTCTCCAAACTATGTAGAAAGTAGTCCGATCCTTCAGCAATTTAAAAGTAAAGTCGAAGTGATTCCTTACGGATTAGAAAAGAATTTCTATCATAATAATGAACCAGCCATAGTTGCAAAGTGGCTAGCACGTTTCCCTGATGGATTTTTCCTTTTTATTGGTACGTTTCGTTATTATAAAGGATTACATATTCTCATCGAAGCGGCACAAAATAGCCGCTACCCTATTGTTATAGTAGGCGCTGGCCCTATTGAGGCTGAACTCAAGGCGCAAGCTCAGCATTTGAAAGTGGATAATATCTATTTCCTTGGTGCCTTAGAAGATAGCGATAAGTCGGCACTGTTACAGCTCTGCACTTGCCTGGTATTCCCCTCGCACCTACGTTCTGAAGCTTTTGGTATTTCGTTATTAGAAGGCGCTTTGTACTCTAAGCCGCTTATATCAAGTGAGATAGGGACAGGGACGACGTATATCAATATCGATCGCGTTACTGGATTGGTCGTGCCACCGTCTAATCCAAAAGCATTAAGAGAGGCTATGGATAGGATTTGGAACCATCCAGAGCAAGCCAAAACATACGGCGAAGCTGCCCATGAGCGGTTTGAATCATTGTTTACTGCTGATAGAATGATTGAAAGTTACACAAATCTTTATAAGTCATTATTAAATATATAG
- a CDS encoding succinylglutamate desuccinylase/aspartoacylase family protein, which yields MQQQHHPLLSASLGTQREIVSFHFGTDSQQRVYIQAALHGDELPGMAVAWYLKQKLLALESAGKLKSKITLVPVANPLAMGQHWHGSHLGRFHTLSGQDFNRRFPALGEALIDELADSLTQSEYENKRLIREAIDRHYRSLMARTELDSQRFTLMRMASQADLMIDLHCDWDALPHLYTTPHAWPDIEPLARWLGSEVQLLAQISGGEPFDEACCEPWLTLAERFGDEYPMPRGLLPVTLELRGLADVSPEQAEKDADAIINALIEGGYITGELGDSPALLHPATQLAGCEYIHAAHSGLVLYRRKLGEWIKAGEVVAEVVDPITDQVTPLVAEFGGVLYARNLTKFVTAGMLVVRLAGENAGRRGELLVG from the coding sequence ATGCAACAACAACATCATCCACTCTTGAGCGCCTCGCTGGGCACGCAACGCGAAATTGTTAGTTTCCACTTTGGTACTGATTCGCAGCAGCGCGTTTATATTCAGGCCGCTCTGCACGGCGATGAACTGCCAGGTATGGCGGTGGCATGGTATTTGAAGCAAAAGCTATTAGCGCTGGAATCTGCTGGCAAGCTCAAATCCAAAATTACACTGGTGCCGGTGGCTAATCCTCTGGCGATGGGCCAACACTGGCACGGCAGCCATCTGGGCCGTTTTCATACTTTATCGGGTCAGGACTTCAATCGCCGCTTCCCGGCACTGGGAGAAGCCCTGATTGATGAGCTGGCAGACTCGCTCACGCAGAGTGAATACGAAAACAAACGTCTGATACGCGAGGCGATCGATCGTCACTATCGCAGCCTGATGGCGCGCACCGAGCTCGATTCTCAGCGCTTTACGCTGATGCGCATGGCCAGCCAGGCAGATTTGATGATTGACCTGCACTGCGATTGGGACGCGCTGCCGCATCTGTACACCACGCCGCATGCGTGGCCGGATATCGAACCGCTGGCGCGCTGGCTGGGAAGTGAAGTGCAGCTGCTGGCGCAGATATCAGGTGGTGAGCCGTTTGATGAAGCCTGCTGTGAGCCGTGGCTAACCCTGGCTGAGCGCTTTGGCGACGAGTACCCTATGCCGCGCGGATTGCTGCCGGTAACGCTGGAGCTGCGCGGTTTGGCAGATGTATCGCCAGAGCAGGCGGAAAAGGATGCCGACGCGATCATCAATGCGCTGATTGAAGGCGGCTATATCACCGGTGAATTGGGCGATTCCCCTGCCCTGCTCCATCCAGCGACTCAGCTGGCAGGCTGTGAGTATATCCATGCGGCGCATTCGGGGCTGGTGCTTTATCGACGCAAGCTGGGTGAATGGATTAAAGCTGGTGAAGTTGTCGCGGAGGTCGTAGATCCGATTACCGACCAGGTAACACCGCTGGTGGCTGAGTTTGGTGGCGTGCTGTATGCAAGGAATCTGACTAAGTTTGTCACGGCTGGGATGCTGGTGGTGCGGCTGGCTGGGGAGAATGCGGGGAGACGGGGGGAGCTGTTGGTGGGTTAA
- a CDS encoding acyltransferase family protein: MQSYKASTKDEAADGLRGVASLSVFLCHFLISFYPLGFDKIYPNSAFDYANDGIISKILRLPLLSVFWNGTLAVSIFFVLSGYVLTKSFYETNESSILKSRIAKRYFRFCIPVLMSVLLSWVIIESGAGYWKDAAQISGSKWLGSFWNFEPSLIYALKDGLFDSIFLGHSIYTPTLWTMRIEIIGSFIVLSYVGLINKGIAEVIFLIISSLFICVIASDSAPYYLAFIAGFYINKCRMEISGSVKIIIILISIYLGSYDHTNNYSWIRSLFGDSIFTRNLMSVVSGFLIVFLMANGVMRTFFESKPMKYLGRISFSIYLVHFPIILSLSSFLYVKSHFIDKTPLLIFGIFIITLVAVIFFAHIFMKLFDESSTKLASILMK; the protein is encoded by the coding sequence ATGCAATCTTACAAAGCAAGTACTAAAGATGAAGCTGCGGATGGACTTAGAGGAGTTGCTTCATTATCTGTTTTTTTATGTCATTTCCTAATTTCATTTTACCCTTTAGGGTTTGACAAAATTTACCCAAACTCCGCTTTCGATTATGCAAATGATGGCATCATTTCAAAAATCCTACGCCTCCCTTTATTGTCAGTATTCTGGAACGGCACCTTAGCTGTGAGTATATTTTTCGTACTAAGTGGATACGTATTAACCAAATCTTTTTACGAAACAAACGAATCTTCCATTTTAAAATCGAGAATAGCTAAGCGCTATTTTCGATTTTGCATTCCAGTTTTAATGAGTGTTTTATTATCATGGGTAATAATTGAATCAGGCGCAGGATACTGGAAGGATGCAGCCCAAATTAGTGGTTCAAAATGGCTAGGAAGTTTTTGGAACTTCGAACCATCCCTTATTTATGCTTTAAAAGATGGTTTGTTTGATTCAATATTTTTAGGACATTCGATATACACTCCCACTTTGTGGACTATGAGAATAGAAATAATCGGCTCTTTTATTGTTTTGTCTTATGTTGGGTTAATTAACAAGGGGATAGCCGAAGTCATTTTTCTTATAATATCATCCTTATTTATTTGCGTTATCGCTTCTGATTCTGCACCATATTATCTTGCTTTCATTGCGGGTTTTTATATTAACAAATGTAGAATGGAAATATCAGGCTCAGTAAAAATAATAATTATCCTTATTTCCATTTACCTTGGGTCATATGATCACACAAACAATTACAGTTGGATCAGGTCTCTTTTTGGTGACAGTATTTTCACCCGAAACCTAATGTCCGTAGTGAGTGGGTTTCTGATAGTTTTCTTGATGGCAAACGGTGTTATGCGTACTTTTTTTGAAAGCAAGCCAATGAAATATTTAGGGAGAATATCATTTTCAATATATCTTGTTCATTTTCCAATAATACTAAGCTTATCGTCTTTTTTATATGTTAAATCACATTTTATAGATAAAACTCCATTACTTATTTTCGGCATTTTCATTATTACACTTGTAGCGGTAATCTTTTTTGCCCATATATTTATGAAATTATTTGACGAAAGCAGTACGAAACTTGCAAGTATTCTTATGAAATAA
- a CDS encoding DUF6311 domain-containing protein, with protein sequence MKYPLYNKNGSGNLLTLLFSACLSFLIILLLTPKGFILGTSSYWHTDAEDVTQYIAGFNYYFISDWHFPLLAFDSLNYPDGTRATFVDVIPLYSFLLKVFLPNSLYPFNPFGYWVAFCFIMQGVGAWFIAKELKINCLFTSLALSALLTSFPALLFRLGHISLMSHWILLFSLAFYFRAKRTGSLSIAGITILLFVSFYINIYLFVMASLIYASSIMMMLSRCYSLKKILLSVLPFFFVLISMLIFLFPLPPGGGARDSGFGFYSMNLLSPFVGGTLFDIRLPVMSGQYEGFNYLGLGVIFLLASCIIFFRDTIKISIKENIYLFSTLCLLTIYSLSGDVYFSNVLVLKLYYPAITEAVTSQFRASGRFFWPVGYCLVIYGVYKLFKIESKRYRYLLLAFVVIVQGADLQNQISLFKDRSKREQLEQINYKIWSEDIKNNNIKFIYFYPKFRCGGDPMKALLPIMNLSSKYNVKLNTGYIARYMPDCGNISTEIKNSSKENSLYVFDSNAYNQKDVAEFVANEPALSCNRRDFAYICRLTKGAEKQ encoded by the coding sequence ATGAAATATCCGTTATACAATAAAAATGGAAGTGGTAATTTACTTACCCTATTATTTAGTGCTTGCCTTTCGTTTTTAATTATACTCCTATTAACTCCTAAAGGGTTTATTCTTGGGACTTCTTCTTATTGGCATACCGATGCTGAAGATGTAACGCAATATATTGCTGGATTTAATTATTATTTTATATCGGATTGGCATTTCCCACTGCTAGCATTTGATTCATTAAACTATCCAGACGGTACAAGAGCAACATTCGTTGATGTTATTCCATTATATTCATTTTTATTGAAAGTTTTTTTACCCAACTCCTTATATCCTTTTAATCCTTTTGGCTATTGGGTTGCATTTTGTTTTATTATGCAAGGTGTTGGAGCCTGGTTTATCGCAAAAGAACTTAAAATTAATTGCCTTTTTACTTCTTTAGCATTATCTGCTCTGCTCACTTCTTTTCCTGCGTTGTTATTTAGGTTGGGACATATTTCCTTAATGTCTCATTGGATTTTATTGTTTTCATTAGCGTTTTATTTTAGGGCAAAAAGAACTGGGTCCTTATCCATTGCAGGGATTACTATATTATTATTTGTATCTTTTTATATTAATATTTATTTATTTGTTATGGCATCATTAATATATGCATCTTCTATTATGATGATGCTATCAAGATGTTACTCATTAAAAAAAATATTGTTGTCAGTGTTACCATTTTTCTTTGTACTAATATCTATGTTGATATTTTTATTCCCTCTACCTCCCGGTGGAGGGGCTAGAGATAGTGGGTTTGGTTTTTATTCAATGAATCTGCTTTCTCCATTCGTAGGTGGAACACTTTTTGATATACGCCTTCCTGTTATGTCTGGACAATATGAAGGATTTAACTATCTTGGGCTTGGTGTCATTTTTTTATTAGCCTCATGCATAATTTTCTTCAGAGATACAATTAAAATATCTATCAAAGAAAATATTTACCTTTTTTCTACCTTATGCTTGCTAACAATTTACTCGCTATCTGGAGATGTATATTTCTCAAATGTATTAGTGTTGAAATTATACTATCCAGCTATTACCGAAGCCGTTACATCACAGTTTAGAGCTAGCGGGAGATTCTTCTGGCCCGTAGGCTATTGCTTGGTTATTTATGGTGTCTATAAGCTTTTTAAAATTGAGTCAAAAAGATATCGCTACTTGTTATTGGCATTTGTAGTGATTGTTCAAGGAGCTGATCTTCAAAATCAAATATCTTTATTCAAAGATAGATCAAAGAGGGAACAGCTTGAGCAGATAAATTATAAGATCTGGTCAGAAGATATTAAAAATAATAATATTAAGTTTATTTATTTTTATCCTAAGTTCCGTTGTGGTGGAGATCCTATGAAAGCTCTTTTACCAATAATGAACCTATCCTCAAAATATAATGTTAAGCTTAACACCGGTTATATAGCTAGATATATGCCTGATTGTGGCAATATCAGTACTGAAATTAAGAATTCCTCAAAAGAAAATAGTCTCTACGTATTCGATAGCAATGCATACAATCAAAAAGATGTTGCTGAATTTGTTGCTAATGAGCCAGCGCTATCCTGTAACAGAAGAGATTTTGCATACATATGTCGTTTAACGAAAGGAGCAGAAAAACAATGA
- a CDS encoding YbaK/prolyl-tRNA synthetase associated domain-containing protein — protein sequence MTTHEKLLALLDQHRARYRVMTHEATGKCEAVAEIRGTEVGQGAKALVCHVKGNGIKQHVLAVLPADRQADLSKVAAAVGGRRASLASPAEVDALTGCVFGAIPPFSFHPDLQLVVDPLLFERYDEIAFNAGLLEQSVVLNIADYQALHNGNVMKIIL from the coding sequence ATGACCACGCATGAAAAACTGCTCGCCCTGCTCGACCAGCATCGGGCGCGTTATCGCGTGATGACGCATGAAGCGACTGGCAAATGTGAAGCGGTGGCGGAAATTCGCGGTACCGAAGTGGGACAAGGCGCGAAAGCGCTGGTGTGTCATGTGAAAGGTAACGGCATCAAACAGCATGTGCTGGCGGTGTTGCCCGCCGATCGACAAGCCGATCTCAGCAAAGTGGCAGCGGCAGTTGGCGGCCGTCGTGCGTCGCTGGCCTCGCCGGCGGAAGTGGATGCGCTAACCGGCTGCGTGTTTGGTGCCATTCCGCCGTTTAGTTTCCATCCGGATTTACAATTAGTGGTGGATCCGCTGCTGTTCGAACGCTATGACGAAATCGCCTTTAATGCAGGCTTGCTGGAGCAGTCGGTGGTGCTGAATATCGCGGATTATCAGGCGCTGCATAATGGTAACGTGATGAAAATAATCCTATAA
- a CDS encoding helix-turn-helix domain-containing protein, with amino-acid sequence MNKNLSPFEREAMLLDLLQQFIEEKFTQGVLLMQLRKKVLGFSQDRYAALAGISRRTLSDIEQDKESVTLSTLNRAFKPLGLKLGLLPRQTHMMRALLTQLTQPGESHDHA; translated from the coding sequence ATGAATAAAAACCTGTCGCCATTTGAGCGAGAAGCCATGTTATTAGATTTGCTGCAGCAGTTTATAGAAGAGAAATTCACCCAAGGCGTGTTACTCATGCAACTGCGCAAAAAAGTGTTGGGGTTTTCCCAGGATCGCTATGCCGCACTCGCAGGGATTAGCCGCCGCACATTATCGGATATTGAGCAGGACAAAGAGAGTGTTACGTTAAGTACGTTGAATCGGGCATTTAAGCCGCTAGGTTTAAAACTCGGTTTACTGCCACGTCAAACGCATATGATGCGAGCCCTGCTCACCCAACTCACCCAACCCGGAGAAAGCCATGACCACGCATGA